One part of the Chryseobacterium mulctrae genome encodes these proteins:
- a CDS encoding RNA-binding S4 domain-containing protein, whose product MRIDKFLWSIRFYKTRSVSADEIKKNRVSIGTSVVKSSKEVKEGDVIKIRKNQIEYKIKVIQIPKSRIGAKLVPLHIKDVTDKDQYEQLMMRKMSQEYYRNRGEGRPTKKDRRDMDDYVENDVTADFTDWDDFFGEDGSDSETND is encoded by the coding sequence ATGAGAATAGATAAATTTTTATGGAGCATTCGTTTTTATAAAACAAGATCGGTATCTGCAGATGAAATAAAAAAGAACAGAGTTTCTATCGGAACCTCGGTTGTGAAGTCATCCAAAGAAGTAAAAGAAGGAGATGTTATCAAAATTCGCAAAAACCAAATTGAGTATAAAATTAAAGTAATACAGATTCCTAAAAGTAGAATTGGAGCTAAATTAGTTCCGCTTCATATCAAAGATGTAACAGATAAAGATCAGTACGAGCAATTAATGATGAGAAAGATGTCTCAGGAGTATTATCGAAACAGAGGAGAAGGAAGACCTACTAAAAAAGACAGAAGAGATATGGATGATTATGTGGAAAATGATGTCACTGCTGATTTTACAGATTGGGATGATTTCTTTGGTGAAGACGGCAGTGATTCTGAAACCAACGATTAA
- a CDS encoding FMN-binding glutamate synthase family protein, with the protein MRDKFLSWGIVLVAATWVVALLIKAHYWIPTLLTAIYALGVYNSYQSKHAILRNFPVLGYFRYFFEGISPEMQQYFIERETDGKPFPRNQRSAVYRRSKNISDTVPFGTQLEVNHRKYEGIKHSIYAKSPKEELPRVWVGGEQCTQPYHASLFNISAMSFGALSDRAQISLNKGAKKGNFYHNTGEGGISPHHLEGGDLCWQIGTGYFGCRNDEGKFNPELFTKYSTLPSVKMIEIKLSQGAKPGHGGVLPGVKNTPEIAKIRHVQPGQTIISPPSHSSFSDAAGLLRFVHQLRELSGGKPVGFKLCIGDTKEFEDICVQMNVLKIYPDFITIDGAEGGTGAAPPEFSDGVGMPLEPALIFVNRTLRNYNLRNKLRVIASGKVLTSLDILRAVAMGADMCNNARGFMFSLGCIQALRCNNNNCPTGVATQDKMLIKGLDVTDKAERVYHFHKNTLHTCNELIAAAGRSSYEEVDASMFMRGDEFEHLSDKYFPDILGNVR; encoded by the coding sequence ATGAGAGATAAGTTCTTATCTTGGGGAATTGTATTGGTAGCTGCAACATGGGTTGTGGCGTTACTGATCAAAGCACATTATTGGATTCCTACGCTGTTAACAGCCATTTACGCATTAGGAGTTTATAATTCTTACCAATCAAAACACGCAATTCTGAGGAATTTTCCTGTTTTGGGATATTTCAGGTACTTTTTTGAAGGTATTTCACCCGAAATGCAGCAGTATTTCATTGAAAGAGAAACAGACGGAAAACCATTTCCCAGAAACCAACGTTCTGCAGTGTATAGACGTTCAAAAAACATTAGCGACACCGTTCCTTTTGGAACTCAGTTAGAAGTAAACCATAGAAAATATGAAGGAATTAAGCATTCTATTTATGCTAAATCTCCAAAAGAAGAACTTCCGAGAGTTTGGGTAGGAGGTGAGCAGTGTACTCAGCCTTATCATGCTTCATTGTTTAATATTTCAGCCATGAGTTTTGGTGCATTGAGTGACAGAGCTCAAATTTCGTTAAATAAAGGGGCAAAAAAAGGAAATTTTTATCATAATACAGGAGAAGGAGGAATTTCACCTCACCATTTGGAAGGAGGAGATTTATGCTGGCAAATAGGAACCGGATATTTCGGCTGTAGAAATGATGAAGGAAAATTTAATCCTGAATTATTCACAAAATATTCTACTCTTCCAAGTGTAAAAATGATTGAGATTAAATTATCTCAAGGTGCAAAACCTGGTCATGGTGGAGTTTTACCGGGTGTGAAAAATACTCCTGAAATTGCTAAAATACGCCATGTACAACCTGGTCAGACGATTATTTCTCCGCCTTCGCATTCATCTTTTTCTGATGCTGCAGGATTGTTACGGTTTGTACATCAACTAAGAGAACTTTCTGGTGGAAAACCTGTTGGTTTTAAGCTTTGTATCGGTGATACCAAAGAGTTTGAAGATATTTGCGTTCAGATGAATGTTCTGAAAATTTATCCTGATTTTATTACCATCGACGGAGCAGAAGGAGGAACCGGAGCTGCGCCACCAGAGTTTTCTGATGGAGTAGGGATGCCTTTGGAACCCGCTTTAATATTTGTAAATCGTACATTAAGAAATTATAATCTTAGAAATAAATTACGCGTAATAGCCAGCGGAAAAGTATTAACAAGTTTAGATATTTTGCGTGCGGTTGCAATGGGAGCGGATATGTGTAATAATGCACGAGGATTTATGTTTTCTCTTGGCTGTATTCAGGCTTTGAGATGTAATAACAACAATTGTCCGACAGGTGTAGCGACTCAGGATAAAATGTTGATTAAAGGGCTAGATGTGACTGATAAAGCAGAAAGAGTATATCATTTCCACAAAAATACTTTACATACGTGTAACGAGTTGATTGCTGCTGCAGGAAGAAGCTCTTATGAGGAAGTAGATGCAAGTATGTTTATGCGAGGTGATGAGTTTGAACATCTTTCAGATAAATATTTCCCGGATATTTTAGGGAATGTGAGATAA
- the mtaB gene encoding tRNA (N(6)-L-threonylcarbamoyladenosine(37)-C(2))-methylthiotransferase MtaB has protein sequence MSHFHRTAAFHTLGCKLNFAETSTIARQLTDAGYDKVSFDDRADIYVINTCSVTENADRECKLHVKRAMKANPEGLVVIVGCYAQLKPEEISQIAGVDLVLGAKEKFNILSYLDDLEKSESEGVVHSCEIEETDFFIGSYSIGDRTRAFLKVQDGCDYKCTYCTIPLARGISRSDTIENVLKNAREIAERDIKEIVLTGVNIGDYGKGEFGNKRHEHTFLDLISELNEVEGIERIRISSIEPNLLKDESIELVSKSKSFVPHFHIPLQSGSDELLKKMKRRYLTKLYNDRIHKIREVMPDAAIGVDVIVGFPGETEELFMETYNFLNDLPISYLHVFTYSERENTEAVGMQGVVPISERKKRNKMLRILSEKKKMAFYQTQLGKTLPVLWEHENKDGKMYGFTENYVRVQKDFDQASVNQIEFLNLEKILSDGTVSVQSSYESFLAKA, from the coding sequence ATGTCTCACTTTCATAGAACTGCCGCATTTCATACTCTTGGCTGCAAATTAAACTTTGCGGAAACATCTACTATTGCCCGTCAATTAACAGATGCAGGTTATGATAAGGTAAGTTTTGATGATAGAGCAGATATTTATGTAATCAATACTTGTTCGGTTACCGAAAACGCTGATCGTGAATGTAAACTTCACGTAAAAAGAGCAATGAAAGCCAATCCTGAAGGTTTGGTCGTAATTGTTGGATGTTACGCACAGCTGAAACCTGAAGAGATTTCACAAATCGCTGGGGTAGATTTGGTTCTTGGAGCCAAAGAAAAATTCAATATTTTGAGTTATCTCGACGATTTAGAAAAATCTGAAAGCGAAGGTGTTGTTCATTCATGTGAAATCGAAGAGACTGATTTTTTTATCGGAAGTTATTCCATTGGTGACAGAACCAGAGCTTTTCTGAAAGTTCAGGATGGTTGCGATTACAAATGTACGTACTGTACAATTCCTTTAGCAAGAGGTATTTCCCGTTCAGATACTATCGAAAATGTATTGAAAAACGCCAGAGAAATTGCCGAAAGAGACATCAAAGAAATTGTTTTAACAGGTGTAAATATCGGTGATTACGGTAAAGGTGAGTTTGGAAACAAAAGACACGAACATACTTTTTTAGATTTAATTTCTGAACTTAATGAGGTTGAAGGAATTGAAAGAATCCGTATTTCTTCTATTGAGCCCAATCTTTTGAAAGATGAAAGCATCGAATTGGTTTCTAAAAGCAAGAGTTTTGTACCGCATTTTCATATTCCTTTGCAATCGGGAAGTGATGAGTTGCTGAAAAAAATGAAGCGTCGTTATCTTACCAAATTGTATAACGACAGGATTCATAAAATTCGCGAAGTAATGCCCGATGCGGCAATTGGTGTGGATGTTATTGTTGGTTTCCCTGGTGAAACCGAAGAATTATTCATGGAAACGTATAACTTCCTGAATGATCTTCCTATTTCATATCTTCATGTATTTACTTATTCTGAAAGAGAAAATACTGAAGCGGTAGGAATGCAGGGTGTTGTTCCGATTTCGGAAAGAAAAAAACGTAATAAAATGCTTAGAATTCTTTCTGAAAAGAAAAAAATGGCATTTTATCAGACTCAATTAGGAAAGACGCTTCCCGTTCTTTGGGAGCACGAAAATAAAGACGGCAAAATGTACGGCTTCACAGAAAACTATGTGAGGGTGCAAAAAGATTTTGATCAGGCTTCAGTAAATCAAATTGAATTTCTAAATTTAGAAAAAATCCTGTCAGATGGCACGGTTTCTGTGCAATCGTCTTACGAAAGTTTTTTAGCAAAAGCATAG
- a CDS encoding DUF1572 domain-containing protein: MKDLFIKRFEYYKMLGDKSFAQLSDEQIFWQFNEESNSIAVIVKHVAGNMLSRWTNFLTEDGEKSWRNRDEEFVNTFKSKDEVLNYWEKGWSCLFDALSQINDENLYSTIYIRNEAHSVIDAVFRQLAHYPYHIGQIVFIAKMMKNEDWKTLSIARNKSQDFNNEMKDKFTKDEAEIQNSSSVCFANSPDVRDDYKL, translated from the coding sequence ATGAAAGATCTATTTATCAAAAGATTTGAATACTACAAAATGCTCGGCGATAAATCATTTGCACAGCTTTCAGACGAGCAGATTTTCTGGCAGTTCAATGAAGAAAGTAATTCCATTGCGGTGATTGTGAAGCATGTTGCAGGAAATATGTTGTCGAGGTGGACGAATTTTTTAACGGAAGATGGTGAGAAATCTTGGCGAAACCGTGATGAAGAATTCGTAAACACTTTTAAATCGAAAGATGAGGTTTTAAACTATTGGGAAAAAGGCTGGAGTTGTCTTTTTGATGCTTTGAGTCAGATTAATGATGAAAATTTATATTCAACTATTTATATCAGAAACGAGGCGCATTCGGTGATTGATGCGGTTTTCAGACAATTGGCACATTACCCCTATCATATCGGTCAGATTGTTTTTATTGCTAAAATGATGAAAAATGAAGATTGGAAAACGCTTTCTATTGCAAGAAATAAATCTCAGGATTTTAATAATGAAATGAAAGATAAATTTACAAAAGATGAGGCAGAGATTCAAAATTCTTCTTCGGTTTGTTTTGCAAATAGTCCTGATGTAAGAGACGATTATAAACTATAG
- a CDS encoding nuclear transport factor 2 family protein, with product MNCKISHFMQDLNSLNIEKLEKWFTDETVIWIPPTKEISGKSRILALFRAIFRRYEKIEWSVSEIFNLGNNKYFYQTNSLGNISGKGSYANEICTIIQFSECGKILYLSDYFKDTKVFN from the coding sequence ATGAATTGTAAGATTAGCCATTTTATGCAGGATTTGAATTCCTTAAACATTGAAAAGCTTGAAAAATGGTTTACTGATGAAACTGTGATTTGGATTCCGCCTACAAAAGAAATTTCAGGAAAAAGCAGAATCTTAGCATTATTCAGAGCTATTTTCAGAAGATACGAAAAGATTGAATGGAGCGTTTCTGAAATTTTCAATCTGGGAAATAATAAATATTTTTACCAGACCAATTCCTTAGGCAATATATCCGGAAAAGGAAGTTATGCCAATGAGATCTGTACGATTATACAATTTTCAGAATGCGGAAAAATACTTTATCTCTCTGATTATTTTAAAGATACAAAGGTTTTTAATTAA